GGTTCCCAGGATAGTACACGAGCTGGCGTGTTCTTTAGCGATCCAAGCTTTGGATTGGTTATTCAAACAACTCACCTTCTTGGACTCATAGTGAATAATATCGGTTGTTATGTTGTCGAGAAATCTAAGTGTCTGGTATGAAGACGACGGAATGAGATAATGTGAGTGTGCTTACCCTGAATCGTGGCTGACGGTGAGCACCGTCACTTTGTCGTGTGCGATCAAATAGTCTTCCAACCATTTAACAGATGCCCGATCTATAGACAAGAAACTCGTGTAAGCGCGAGAGCATACAGTTTCATCGAGGCACGAGGGTCATGAGTCCAATTCATGTTTACGTCTTCTATCTACCTCAAAGCTAGACAGGTATAGTCCGTGTAATGCTATGAGTATACTTCAATGACGAAATCACCAGTCTGTTGCCTCATGTGTGCTGGTATGGGCTCTGACATGGGTTTAGCCGTTAGGTTCGATGGATAGGTTACTTGATTTTCGCAACCATCCATTCCTGAACATCCACCCGAGGGCCCACCGATCGATGGGAATCTTCGCAAAAACGCCCCTGGATCCACTTGTTCCGCCGTACGATCGGAATATGGCCAAAGACCGGCGGTAACGCGAATAAATGATAGTGATAACTCACATGGTTTGTGGGCTCATCAAGCATCAGCAAATCGGCCTTGTATAACATGGCACGCGCAAGTTCTAGCTTCATTTTCCATCCTCCGGATAAGCTGCCTACGGTATGGGACTGGCGTTCATCGTCAAATCCAACTTCACGTAACTGAGCCGCGATCGTCTCGCGTGAAATATTGGCAAGCTGAGGGTCTGCGATACGCCATTTGCAATAGACGCTATTAGTGATTGATTGCCAGAAAGGGGCATGTACATACCGCTTGCAATGAAATCCAAGATTGATAAACTGGCATCTTCTCCTTGAAGAGCATGTTCAACCATGATAGCTCGTACCTCGGATTGAGGCGGGAAATTTTCAACCTAGTGATCATGTTAGCCGAATATCAACAACGCATACAAGGTTGAAAAATGCTGAAAAACGATTAGGCGCGTAAACGACGAAACGAAGGACCTTGACAGTGAGACGGGAGATATGGTATATCGGGTCGCGTGATGATTAACACGTGTGATACCGATCCAGAAAAGAGCTGGTCTGGAGgagtccccccccccccataaTAGTTACAATGGAGACAAACGTGGCGACTTTCTCAGCGATTGAATGGCCACAGGGTAAGCTCTAGACCAACACAACGGTGCCACAATTGAAACCCATGCTTGTCCTCTGGACAATTGATGTTCAAAACGAGGTAGATCAATCGGCGCGAGTAGCTTCGCACCACATCTCCAAGACGATGAGTGGCATTGGCGATCTGGTCCGGGTTCCCGCCCGGGCGGATACGCCTCCAAAAAGCCCACCGAAGATCACAGGAATACAGTGTTATGTTATCCTCGAGAAGGATTTCCCATGGAAGGCTATTTAGATTTTGACTCACCTTGCCATCCCGCAGAGCCCGAAGTAATGTACTCTTCCCGCTTCCATTACCCGCGCAAATACCATATCTTCGCCCCTACTAGCCTTAAAGTCGTATGTGATAAAAGCAGGAGCGCCCCGTATGCGAGTGAGAACAAGGCTTATATCAAGAAAAAAGGATATCACGCAGAGACAATACCTTAATCAGCATCAAGTGATCAAGGTAAAGTGCAGTACATACTATCGCACAATAGCTCCTCGCTATCATCCGTAAGAGGTTGGTTATTTTTGGCCTGCAAGTTCCCCAATTGAAATTATGTGGGCGTAAGTCGTGATCGAAGGTGAATCATAAGTGCCAATAGAGTCGCCGGAGGATGCCGATTATTGAAATTTCCAGTAATAAATCATCAGTGGAATTGGAATAAGTTTGACAAGAATAGCCACACACCCGTTCCAAGTCCCAGTAATGTGACCTTACTGCCTGGGCAATCTCCCATCCGTCACCTTTTCCTTCGGCTTTTGCGTCACTCCCGGTACCATTGACCTCATGATTGCTCTAACCCAACCAGCAATGTAAGCTCCCACGCATCGACCCCACACCGCCTGCTCGGCGTCATAGGCACGGACCCTGCCGGCACGAACAAGCTCGGCCCCGAGTTCAGCAGCAAATAATAGACACTTTCGTTGGGCTGGGTGGAGTTGAACCTTTTGTCCTGTATCCAATTGCTAAGTAAGTAGAAAAGCGTACATATCTCACATCGAACTTACCAGGCAACTCAAACTTTGGCCTACGTAAATAGCCTTCTGGCATTTTTGCAACAATCGTTACCAGAACATCGTCATCCAGTCCATCGGACACTTTGTTCTCTTTGGCGCCATTAGTTTTCACATCCCCTCCAGCAGCTTTCAGTACGCCCTCAGCCTCTTTGGCAAAAGCTCGCACTTCTGGAAAGGACGCCCCACTCGCAACCCTATGAACTGCGTCGCTCAGAGGGCCTAGGTATTGAGCAGCAACGGCAGGATCGCGAACAAGCTTGACAATGTTGGTCGTTACAATCGAGGCTCGCCTGAGGGTCTCTGGTGACCTGTCGTTTAGCGCGCGAGATAAGAGAGGGACCAAAACTGCCAAGCTCGGGGCGGTAACTTCAGCAACGAAGGTTGTGTTGCTCATAGCCTGAAACATAAATGGATGAGACTAGATAGAAAACGAGGTGAGATGTAGCCGCAATATACCTTAATTGTAGCTGGCACGTTGGCCGGTGATTCCATAGCCTGTACGAGAGCAGGAATGTGCTTTTCGAGGTCGGGGTTCGGAACTGTCCCGCAAAGTGCCGTAGCGCATTTTTTGGCAGCATTCGAGACCTTTACAAGTTGAGCGTATGTTATGTGCTGACGTGAAAAGGGTGCTTACCTCGGACTTAGTGTCATGCATCGCATTTTCCACAGTTGGGAGGATAATTCCTAGCTCAGCAGCAATATACTCCGCTCTCTCAGccttcttgctcttctccTCGACCCATCTCCTGATAGTGTCCTAGAGCTCCAGTCTTTGTTTTCCATTTTCCACCACCCTCTCCATTGACGACGCCCAATAACTCGCGTAGTACTACACGCGTTGCTTCCGGAGGAAACAAGGCTAAAATAGCACGAACAGCCGATGTTGCAGCAAGACGTACTACGTCTCCTTTATCAGAGTACAAGTCGAGTAATACGGGCAGAGACGCAAGTAAGAGAGGTCCGACGCCAGCCTTGAGATGTGTCGCCAGTGCGTGTAGTCCAACAGCTGCCGATTCTCGTTCATAACCAGACTTTTTATTTGCAGCAAACGTGTGTAATTGCTCTAACACCTTCTCGTCGCTATATCACCAACGAGATTTGATTAGATTTCATGGAACGGATGCGATAGTAAATGATCGTACAGTAATGTTGAAGACCTTCTTGTTTAACCTGTTTGGCCAAGTTTTCAGCCGCTGTCTCTGCATCAGGAGCGGTGGTGCTGTCCGCAAAGCCTCCAGGTGGGCTGCGGTGAGGGAGTTGGACATGATGGTTGTGCGTGACAGGACCAAACAGAGTGATCGGGCACAGAAGTTTTGAAGCGATGTGTCAGCTCACAGCCACCTCCTGTGCTCCATTTGATCGAGTGGGGCTCATAATTGCTATAATGGGACTTTATTATTATCACTCTTTTTTCAGTCCAGAAATCATGATTGTGATCTCATAACTGCCATAGCACATTCTACAATGACACATAACAGAGTAGATAACTCGTCCGGCCCCCCTATCTTACTTCATTAAAATTTTCAGGACAACGTTCGTAAATTAGCACGTTTGTAGCACTGCCACGATAATCAGAACCGGATAAGCTTCGGTTAGTCAGCGTTACGCGTGGCTGAAACAAGAAAAATGCATTACGCCTATCTGACTAGTTCCTGCCCGCTCCCTCTCTCACTGGATTGCCGTGGACTTTAGACCTAGAAACATAGACACAGATTTAGAATTAGACACAGATGGACGCGCCAACCAGCTTTCTCCCACCTTTAAAGCGACTAGACGAATGTCACGCTCCTCAAATACATCAAATTCTCACTCGCCTGGTTACCATATACCTCCCCAAAGTACGTGGTACTGCTCTCATCGACGAGGACCTGGAATCGTGAGTCACTTTTTTGTCTTGATTCGGAGCTCATCAGACCCAAATGGTTTTTTTAGACTCCAAGCTGATGATTTCGAACGCTCATTTGCCATCCGCTGGCTTACTGGCTTCATCGCTCGTGGCGAAGAATGGTCCGGATTATACACCGAAGGCGAAGACGATCTTAACAGCGGGGCCCCAACCGCAAATTCTGATTCGTCAATTGGCAGATTTCAAACCGAGTTCCTGGATGATACCTATCTTGCACGAACAACGGCCTATGATCGGGCGGCGGCTCTGCTTGGAGCATGTGCTGGTAGCTCTGCATCTGGTGCTATTTCCCGGGAGTTCAAATTTGCCCCTTCATCGGCCTCGTCTGAGGGCCATTTCATTTCGGAAAATGAAGGCTCTGAATCGAACTTACCTCCTATAACGATATCACTCCAAGACGAATCCATTTCAACTGGTGATCATACTGCTGTTGGTCTACAAACCTGGGGTTCTGCGTGTATCCTGGCCGAACGTATTACTCGTGACCCTATAGCTTTTGGGTTGCCTGACTCATTTATGGACACCGGCTCTTTCTCAAATGTACAAGGAGCAAGGGTACTAGAACTCGGAGCGGGAACTGGGTTACTCTCTCTGCTGGCTGGAAAACTAGTAGAACGTGCCCTCGACGGCCAGCATTGATAGCTCGAACTTCACTATTGTCGCAACCGATTACCATCCTGCGGTTCTGGAAAACCTTCGTGCTAACGTACAAAATAATTTCCCTATCTCTAATGTCGACCACAAACCAACGGTCGACGTGCAGCCCTTGGATTGGTCTCTATACCTAAACGGGAAACCCACCACTGATCTCTCGCGCGCGCCAAGTACAGTGCCCACACCTGCGATAGGCACACCAGTGGGTGGGGTTGAGCGAAATGACATTAATGACAAGCCTTTGCGTGCGTAATTAATTAGTACGATTTTCTCGAGCTAactttgtatttgtaatCAGCCTCATTGCGTTCGGTTATATCACCTGATACCCAGACAGCTTTAGCACCTGAGGCAACAGTGTTTCCTCCAATTCAGACTCCTTTTACACCCTCGTTTTCGGTGGCATCTTCTACATCTACCCCAACAACTTCTCATTCACCTCAAACACCTCAAACACCCCGTACAACACGTTCCCCACCTCCGAATTTGGCCCGAGCTGTTTTTTCGCGATTGATTGCCCGCGGGCTCAAGTTTGAGATGCCGGCCGGAGCGTCCGGGCTCGATCAAAATTCCGAGCTATCGAAAAAACCAGAGGTAGACTCGCCAAATAGCGAGGAGGATTTCCCTACCCAAAGTCTTGACCTAATCCCAAATGGCGCCAGTTTTGATTCTTTGATTCTTCTACAGACTTTGATAACCGCATAGCTGCACTCGACCAGACGATCGAGACCGAAGAGTTTCTCCCTGCCCAAATCTCGAATCCCTCGCTTCTTTTAGACGCCTCGAGATCCGAGCTCCTTTGTCCAACTCTTTTGGGCCTAACGACCCAGGGCACTTCGAAGATAGACTCTACCAGGACGAATATCCTTCCTCCGTGCCTTGACGAAACAGGATCACTCCTTTGCTCGGATAATAGGGACGCCACATTCAATCCCAACGGAGATCCTCATCCGACTTCCTCACATGCTCTGGGTTTTGAGCAGTCTGCCTCAATTGGTGACGTTCGAGGATCAACGTCCTGGAAGCACCCAAAAAGGCTGAGTGCCTGAGAATTGACAGCTTGGATGTACACGATACCGTCGGCAGTGAGATATCTCCATTCAAACCATTCAAGCATGCCGACGGCCTCAGATGTGATTTGTCTTCGGGGCATGTGCCACAGATAGTTAGCGCAAATTGTACCTCGATCCCCTCATTCGGCAAACTACCAGGGAACAATTCAATTGATTATGATCCGAAAGTGGACATAGTCGGAAAATCCCACTCGAAACCTGCTCTTGGAAGTGAAGACAGTGATGATCTGGCAAGCCCTTCCCTTAATGACATTGAGGCCTTATAGCTGACCTTATTCTAGCTTAACTTTATGTCGAGAGACAATAGGAAGCAAACAAGCTTTATAGGTAAGATTCACGGTTTTCCTTGAATATGTGCGCTTACTTGCTTCCTAAATTTACTCTCTCAAGAGCCAGGCGCCTCTGCTGAACCACCCTTCGACCAACCTTTTGACATTATATTCGGTGCAGATGTTGTCTATGAAATCTCTCACATAGCTCTCGTCAGAGGCGTTGTAGAGCGTTTGTTACGCAAGCCATCCTACAGGCCTAGCTCCCCACCCGCATACTTTCATCTAATTATGCCACTTCGTCCCACACACGCAGACGAAGCAAATAGCGTTGATATGGCGTTCCCACGAGCCGAGGATGTGAGCCTCAAACACGGCAGCGAGGAGATCCTTGCCATAATCAAAACTGAGACATATGCTCGAAGTGCTGGCGTCGGTCGTGCTGATGAAGTTCATATGTACACTACTGCGTCGGGTGGATCTAGGGAGTTCCCTGTAGATACTCTATGTCATCTTCTTTCTATTCATTTATTAAGTTTACTATTATTGTCTATAGCCCTCGTGAGGGAGTTAAAATCACACCCATG
This genomic interval from Rhizoctonia solani chromosome 11, complete sequence contains the following:
- a CDS encoding ABC transporter, with protein sequence MSNSLTAAHLEALRTAPPLLMQRQRLKTWPNSDEKVLEQLHTFAANKKSGYERESAAVGLHALATHLKAGVGPLLLASLPVLLDLYSDKGDVDTIRRWVEEKSKKAERAEYIAAELGIILPTVENAMHDTKSEVSNAAKKCATALCGTVPNPDLEKHIPALVQAMESPANVPATIKAMSNTTFVAEVTAPSLAVLVPLLSRALNDRSPETLRRASIVTTNIVKLVRDPAVAAQYLGPLSDAVHRVASGASFPEVRAFAKEAEGVLKAAGGDVKTNGAKENKVSDGLDDDVLVTIVAKMPEGYLRRPKFELPGQKVQLHPAQRKCLLFAAELGAELVRAGRVRAYDAEQASNHEVNGTGSDAKAEGKGDGWEIAQAVRSHYWDLERVENFPPQSEVRAIMVEHALQGEDASLSILDFIASDPQLANISRETIAAQLREVGFDDERQSHTVGSLSGGWKMKLELARAMLYKADLLMLDEPTNHPIPAHMRQQTDRASVKWLEDYLIAHDKVTVLTVSHDSGFLDNITTDIIHYESKKLVYYPGNLSKFVEKVPEAKSYYTLAATSVKFSFPPPLIDGPTVVTGSRVGIIGPNGAGKSTLIKLLTGETSPQEGTVYKHPALRVGYVSQHATHHIERHLEKTAVQYIQWRFQDGHDRELLEKSTRVLTEEEKELLEKDFIGRNGEKRKLELIMGRQKLKKSFQYEVKWRNLDHKFNTWIPREELLEKGFTKLVQQFDDLEASREGAGTRDTSASLVRKHLEDVGLDGDIAQYNEMKPTNFLDREALGGLAVAIRDWGGAVAIISHNEEFVGALCPEIWNVAAGRMTHQGKSAVVEDAFADGKFKATPKGSGNEGAAPAVPKSKKKKLTRNQLKAQEERRRIRKLNWLTFGGPKPEDTDSD
- a CDS encoding methyltransferase domain protein, encoding MDAPTSFLPPLKRLDECHAPQIHQILTRLVTIYLPKVRGTALIDEDLESLQADDFERSFAIRWLTGFIARGEEWSGLYTEGEDDLNSGAPTANSDSSIGRFQTEFLDDTYLARTTAYDRAAALLGACAGSSASGAISREFKFAPSSASSEGHFISENEGSESNLPPITISLQDESISTGDHTAVGLQTWGSACILAERITRDPIAFGLPDSFMDTGSFSNVQGARNVPSTASIDSSNFTIVATDYHPAVLENLRANVQNNFPISNVDHKPTVDVQPLDWSLYLNGKPTTDLSRAPSTVPTPAIGTPVGGVERNDINDKPLPSLRSVISPDTQTALAPEATVFPPIQTPFTPSFSVASSTSTPTTSHSPQTPQTPRTTRSPPPNLARAVFSRLIARGLKFEMPAGASGLDQNSELSKKPEVDSPNSEEDFPTQSLDLIPNGATALDQTIETEEFLPAQISNPSLLLDASRSELLCPTLLGLTTQGTSKIDSTRTNILPPCLDETGSLLCSDNRDATFNPNGDPHPTSSHALGFEQSASIGDLNFMSRDNRKQTSFIEPGASAEPPFDQPFDIIFGADVVYEISHIALVRGVVERLLRKPSYRPSSPPAYFHLIMPLRPTHADEANSVDMAFPRAEDVSLKHGSEEILAIIKTETYARSAGVGRADEVHMYTTASGGSREFPPS